The Pseudomonas triclosanedens genome has a window encoding:
- the amaA gene encoding L-pipecolate oxidase, translating to MSLRQECLWERLTPERPEAPALRGERKVDVCVIGAGITGLSAALHLLEKDRTVCVLEAHATGHGGSGRNVGLVNAGLWIPPDEIEAGLGAEVGERVNRMLGNAPSLVFSLIDRYAIDCQARREGTLHMAHNARGLADLRSRCEQWGRRGAPVELLTGAACEQACGTDKIAGALLDRRAGTLNPMAYVSGLARSVVGLGGELYHHSPVVGLVRVGNAWNVITEGGVVVAEQVVIASSAYTEGEWTELRRTFFPGYYYQVASRPLEGAEAARILPGGQGSWDTRQVLSSIRRDADGRLLLGSLGKGTGKPAWFLKSWADRIQQHYFPKLGKVDWEFTWTGCIDFTPDHLMRLFEPAPGLVAMSGYNGRGVTTGTVVGKAFADFLLGGDVSVLPMPLRPMEEVSAAGLRSCLYEAGFSLYHAGQCLRVVI from the coding sequence ATGTCGCTTCGCCAAGAGTGCCTGTGGGAACGCCTGACCCCCGAACGCCCGGAAGCTCCGGCGCTGCGAGGGGAACGCAAGGTTGACGTGTGTGTCATCGGCGCCGGTATTACCGGCCTGTCTGCCGCGCTGCACCTGCTGGAAAAGGACCGGACGGTCTGTGTCCTGGAAGCGCATGCCACCGGTCACGGCGGCTCCGGGCGCAATGTCGGCCTGGTCAACGCCGGCTTGTGGATTCCGCCGGACGAGATCGAGGCGGGTCTGGGCGCCGAGGTGGGCGAGCGGGTCAACCGCATGCTCGGCAATGCGCCGTCGCTGGTGTTCTCACTGATCGACCGCTACGCCATCGATTGCCAGGCGCGCCGCGAAGGCACCTTGCATATGGCTCACAATGCCCGTGGCCTGGCCGACCTGCGCAGCCGCTGCGAGCAATGGGGGCGCCGAGGCGCGCCGGTGGAATTGCTGACCGGCGCGGCCTGCGAACAGGCTTGTGGAACCGACAAGATTGCTGGCGCGCTGCTCGACCGCCGTGCCGGCACGCTCAATCCGATGGCCTATGTCAGCGGTCTGGCCCGCTCGGTGGTCGGGCTTGGTGGCGAGCTGTACCACCACTCCCCGGTGGTCGGCCTGGTGCGCGTGGGCAATGCCTGGAACGTGATCACCGAAGGCGGCGTCGTGGTCGCCGAGCAAGTGGTGATCGCCTCCAGTGCATACACCGAGGGCGAGTGGACCGAACTGCGCCGCACCTTCTTCCCCGGTTACTACTACCAGGTCGCCTCGCGTCCGCTGGAGGGCGCCGAAGCTGCGCGCATCCTGCCCGGCGGCCAGGGCTCCTGGGACACCCGGCAGGTGCTCAGCAGCATCCGCCGCGATGCCGACGGGCGCCTGCTGCTCGGCAGCCTCGGCAAGGGCACGGGCAAGCCGGCATGGTTCCTCAAGAGCTGGGCGGACCGGATCCAGCAGCACTACTTCCCGAAGCTGGGCAAGGTGGATTGGGAATTCACCTGGACCGGCTGCATCGACTTCACGCCCGACCACCTCATGCGCTTGTTCGAGCCCGCGCCGGGGCTGGTCGCCATGAGCGGTTACAACGGCCGCGGCGTCACCACCGGTACGGTGGTCGGCAAAGCCTTCGCCGACTTCCTGCTGGGCGGCGACGTCAGCGTCCTTCCGATGCCGTTGCGGCCGATGGAAGAGGTCTCGGCGGCCGGTTTGCGCAGTTGTCTGTATGAGGCCGGATTTTCCCTCTATCACGCGGGGCAGTGCCTGCGGGTCGTGATCTGA
- a CDS encoding ATP-binding cassette domain-containing protein, with amino-acid sequence MSERTSDKILSVEHLMMHFGGIKALNDVNLDVERGSITALIGPNGAGKTTVFNCLTGFYKATGGNILLNTQGACTDVIKVLGQPFQAADFVSPAQFGNRLYYKMFGGTHLVNRAGLARTFQNIRLFREMSVVENLLVAQHMFVNRNLLAGILNTPGYRRAESEALDHAFYWLEVVDLVDCANRLAGEMSYGQQRRLEIARAMCTRPEIICLDEPAAGLNPAETQALSRIIRFLRDHHGITVLLIEHDMGMVMNISDHIIVLDHGDVIARGGPADIRNNEKVIAAYLGADEEELA; translated from the coding sequence ATGAGCGAGCGGACTTCCGACAAGATCCTCAGCGTCGAGCACCTGATGATGCACTTCGGCGGCATCAAGGCGCTCAACGACGTCAACCTCGATGTGGAGCGCGGCTCCATCACCGCACTGATCGGCCCCAACGGCGCCGGCAAGACCACGGTGTTCAACTGCCTGACCGGTTTCTACAAGGCCACCGGCGGCAACATCCTGCTCAACACCCAGGGGGCGTGCACCGACGTCATCAAGGTCCTCGGCCAGCCGTTCCAGGCCGCAGACTTCGTCAGCCCGGCGCAGTTCGGCAATCGTCTCTACTACAAGATGTTCGGCGGTACTCACCTGGTGAACCGCGCGGGCCTGGCGCGCACCTTCCAGAACATCCGGCTGTTCCGCGAGATGTCGGTGGTGGAGAACCTGCTGGTGGCCCAGCACATGTTCGTCAACCGCAATCTCCTCGCCGGTATCCTCAATACCCCCGGTTACCGCCGCGCGGAAAGCGAAGCGCTGGACCACGCCTTCTACTGGCTGGAGGTGGTGGACCTGGTGGACTGCGCCAACCGCCTGGCCGGCGAGATGTCCTACGGCCAGCAGCGCCGCCTGGAAATCGCCCGTGCCATGTGCACCCGACCGGAGATCATCTGCCTGGACGAGCCCGCCGCCGGCCTCAACCCGGCCGAGACCCAGGCGCTGTCGCGGATCATCCGCTTCCTGCGCGATCACCACGGCATCACCGTGCTGCTGATCGAGCACGACATGGGCATGGTGATGAACATCTCCGACCACATCATCGTGCTCGACCACGGCGACGTGATCGCCAGGGGTGGCCCGGCGGATATCCGCAACAACGAGAAAGTGATCGCCGCCTATCTCGGCGCAGACGAAGAGGAGCTGGCATGA
- a CDS encoding LysR family transcriptional regulator gives MLSKRHLPSMTALQCFEAVARHLSFTRASEELSLTQSAVSKQVAQLEEMLQHLLFRRVRRRLQLTPAGELYLAEVRKILTQVEMSTHYLLSYGGETEVLRVATPPTFGARWLIPRLNGWRHRHPNIHLDLRQELEPGDLLQSRCDIAFFFGTGTLPGAECVHLFGEQMVPVCSPAVLPATPLHDPTQLAELVLLQNATRPEAWHEWFQSLGKRSEHSYHGPRFDTFYMCIRAAQAGCGVALLPRFLVEEELAEGKLVIAWEHGLASRSGYYLAYSEHAAAVPKVRAFVEWIEASLDAT, from the coding sequence ATGCTGAGCAAACGCCACCTGCCGTCCATGACCGCCCTGCAATGCTTCGAAGCGGTGGCGCGGCACCTGAGTTTCACCCGCGCCTCCGAAGAGCTGAGCCTGACCCAGAGCGCCGTCAGCAAGCAGGTGGCGCAACTGGAAGAAATGCTCCAGCACCTGCTGTTCCGGCGCGTGCGGCGGCGCCTGCAACTGACGCCGGCAGGCGAGCTGTATCTGGCCGAAGTACGCAAGATCCTCACCCAGGTGGAAATGTCCACCCACTACCTGCTCTCCTACGGCGGCGAGACCGAAGTGCTGCGCGTGGCGACGCCGCCGACCTTCGGCGCGCGCTGGCTGATCCCGCGCCTGAACGGCTGGCGTCACCGCCACCCGAATATCCACCTGGACCTTCGCCAGGAGTTGGAGCCAGGCGACCTCCTGCAGTCTCGTTGCGACATCGCTTTTTTCTTCGGCACGGGAACCCTGCCGGGCGCGGAGTGCGTGCACCTGTTCGGCGAGCAGATGGTGCCGGTCTGCTCGCCGGCGGTTCTTCCGGCTACACCGCTGCATGACCCGACGCAACTGGCCGAACTGGTCCTACTGCAGAACGCCACACGCCCCGAAGCCTGGCACGAATGGTTCCAGAGCCTGGGCAAGCGCAGCGAACACAGCTATCACGGCCCGCGTTTTGACACCTTCTACATGTGCATCCGCGCCGCACAGGCCGGCTGCGGCGTTGCGTTGCTGCCGCGCTTTCTGGTGGAGGAAGAACTGGCCGAGGGCAAGCTGGTGATCGCCTGGGAGCACGGGCTGGCGAGTCGCAGCGGCTACTACCTGGCCTACTCCGAGCACGCCGCGGCGGTGCCCAAGGTGCGCGCCTTCGTCGAATGGATCGAGGCGAGCCTGGATGCCACCTGA
- a CDS encoding branched-chain amino acid ABC transporter substrate-binding protein gives MSQKIFRKGFLALAVTTALGMSSLVEADVVIGVAGPHTGANASFGEQYWRGASQAAEDINAAGGINGEKIKLVKADDACEPKQAVAVANRLVDQDKAVGVVGHFCSSSTIPASEVYDEAGIIAITPGSTNPQVTERGLSGMFRMCGRDDQQGVVAGDYIVDVLKAKKVAVIHDKDTYGQGLADATRAQLNKRGVKEVLYEGLTRGEKDFNALVTKIRASGAEVVYFGGLHPEAGPLVRQMREQGLTATFMSDDGIVTDELVTTAGGPQYVKGVLMTFGADPRLIPDGKAVVEKFRAGGFEPEGYTLYAYASVQALAAAFNGAGKTDPAKASEWLKSHPVQTVMGKKEWDKKGDLKVSDYVVYEWDDKGKYHQLDAFKK, from the coding sequence ATGTCGCAGAAGATTTTCAGAAAAGGCTTTCTGGCCCTGGCGGTAACCACCGCGCTGGGCATGTCTTCCCTTGTTGAGGCAGATGTCGTTATCGGGGTCGCAGGACCGCATACCGGGGCCAACGCCTCGTTCGGCGAGCAGTACTGGCGCGGGGCATCCCAGGCTGCCGAGGACATCAACGCCGCCGGCGGTATCAATGGCGAGAAGATCAAGCTGGTGAAGGCGGACGACGCCTGCGAACCCAAGCAGGCCGTCGCGGTGGCCAACCGCCTGGTCGACCAGGACAAGGCCGTGGGCGTGGTCGGCCACTTCTGCTCTTCCTCCACCATCCCCGCATCCGAGGTGTACGACGAGGCTGGCATCATCGCCATCACCCCCGGCTCGACCAACCCGCAAGTGACCGAGCGCGGTCTTTCCGGCATGTTCCGCATGTGCGGTCGCGACGACCAGCAGGGCGTGGTGGCTGGCGACTACATTGTCGACGTGCTGAAGGCCAAGAAAGTCGCCGTCATCCATGACAAGGACACCTACGGCCAGGGTCTGGCCGATGCAACCAGGGCGCAGTTGAACAAGCGCGGCGTGAAGGAGGTGCTGTACGAGGGCCTGACCCGCGGCGAGAAGGACTTCAACGCCCTGGTCACCAAGATCCGCGCCTCGGGCGCCGAGGTCGTCTACTTCGGCGGCCTGCATCCGGAGGCCGGTCCGCTGGTCCGGCAGATGCGCGAGCAGGGCCTGACCGCCACCTTCATGTCCGACGACGGCATCGTCACCGACGAGCTGGTCACCACCGCCGGCGGCCCGCAGTACGTCAAGGGAGTGCTGATGACCTTCGGCGCCGACCCGCGCCTGATCCCGGACGGCAAGGCCGTGGTGGAGAAATTCCGCGCCGGCGGCTTCGAGCCCGAAGGCTACACCCTGTACGCCTACGCCTCGGTGCAGGCCCTGGCGGCGGCCTTCAACGGCGCCGGCAAGACCGACCCGGCGAAAGCCTCCGAGTGGCTGAAGTCGCACCCGGTCCAGACCGTCATGGGCAAGAAGGAGTGGGACAAGAAGGGCGACCTGAAAGTCTCCGACTACGTGGTCTACGAGTGGGACGACAAGGGCAAGTACCACCAGCTCGACGCGTTCAAGAAGTAG
- the livM gene encoding high-affinity branched-chain amino acid ABC transporter permease LivM: MMSATQTSAAAKTARIDIKKSLVDTVLAGLIALVVFGPIVGVVLDGYSFNLQPVRLAWMVGAVMLGRLLLSLFLQTPAGARIMDRFESSDSGITVLPPGYKTRLRWIIPLVIVAAVIFPFFASKYLLTVIILGLIYVLLGLGLNIVVGLAGLLDLGYVAFYAIGAYGLALGYQYLGLGFWTVLPLAAITAALAGALLGFPVLRMHGDYLAIVTLGFGEIIRLILNNWLSFTGGPNGMPVPSPTFFGLEFGRRAKEGGTPIHEFLGVDYNQNFKFLFIYVVLFVVVMLVLYIKHRLTRMPVGRAWEALREDEIACRAMGLNHVLVKLSAFMLGASTAGLAGVFFASYQGFVNPSSFTFFESALILAIVVLGGMGSTVGVVIAAFVLTVAPELLRSFADYRVLLFGILMVLMMIWRPRGLIRISRSGFAVRKGVAP, from the coding sequence ATGATGTCCGCGACCCAGACCTCCGCCGCGGCGAAGACCGCGCGCATCGATATCAAGAAGAGCCTGGTCGACACCGTGCTCGCCGGCCTGATCGCCCTGGTGGTGTTCGGGCCCATCGTCGGCGTGGTGCTCGATGGCTACAGCTTCAACCTGCAACCTGTGCGTCTGGCCTGGATGGTCGGCGCAGTGATGCTCGGCCGCCTGCTGCTCAGCCTGTTCCTGCAGACCCCGGCCGGCGCGCGCATCATGGACCGCTTCGAAAGCTCGGACTCGGGCATCACGGTGCTGCCGCCGGGCTACAAGACGCGCCTGCGCTGGATCATTCCGCTGGTGATCGTCGCCGCGGTGATCTTCCCGTTCTTCGCCAGCAAGTACCTGCTCACCGTGATCATCCTCGGCCTGATCTACGTGCTGCTGGGGCTGGGCCTGAACATCGTGGTCGGTCTCGCCGGCCTGCTGGACCTCGGCTACGTGGCCTTCTACGCCATCGGCGCCTACGGCCTCGCGCTGGGCTACCAGTACCTCGGCCTGGGCTTCTGGACGGTTCTGCCGCTGGCCGCCATCACTGCCGCGCTGGCTGGTGCGCTTCTGGGGTTCCCGGTACTGCGCATGCACGGCGATTACCTGGCCATCGTGACGCTCGGTTTCGGCGAGATCATTCGGCTGATCCTCAACAACTGGTTGTCCTTCACTGGCGGCCCCAACGGTATGCCCGTGCCCTCGCCGACATTCTTCGGCCTGGAATTCGGTCGCCGGGCGAAGGAGGGAGGCACACCGATCCATGAGTTCCTCGGCGTGGACTACAACCAGAACTTCAAATTCCTGTTCATTTACGTGGTGCTGTTCGTGGTGGTGATGCTGGTGCTGTACATCAAGCACCGGCTGACTCGCATGCCCGTGGGGCGCGCCTGGGAAGCGCTGCGCGAGGACGAGATCGCCTGCCGCGCAATGGGCCTGAACCACGTACTGGTGAAGCTCTCCGCGTTCATGCTCGGCGCCTCCACCGCGGGGCTGGCCGGGGTGTTCTTCGCCAGCTACCAGGGCTTCGTCAACCCGTCGTCGTTCACCTTCTTCGAGTCGGCCCTGATTCTCGCCATCGTCGTGCTCGGCGGCATGGGCTCGACGGTCGGCGTGGTGATCGCCGCCTTCGTTCTCACCGTGGCGCCGGAGCTGCTGCGCAGCTTCGCCGACTACCGTGTGTTGCTGTTCGGCATCCTCATGGTGCTGATGATGATCTGGCGACCGCGCGGGCTGATCCGCATCAGCCGCTCGGGCTTCGCCGTACGCAAGGGGGTGGCGCCATGA
- the azu gene encoding azurin codes for MFRKLAAVSLLGLFSAPLLAAECSVDIQGNDQMQFSTNAITVDKSCKTFTVNLAHPGSLPKNVMGHNWVLTTAADMQGVATDGMSAGLDKNYLKDGDTRVIAHTKVIGAGEKDSVTFDVSKLKEGEQYMFFCSFPGHSAMMKGTLTLK; via the coding sequence ATGTTCCGTAAACTCGCTGCTGTATCCCTGCTTGGCCTGTTCAGTGCCCCGCTGCTGGCCGCCGAATGCTCCGTGGATATCCAGGGCAACGATCAGATGCAGTTCAGCACCAACGCGATCACCGTCGACAAGAGCTGCAAGACCTTCACCGTAAACCTGGCCCACCCGGGCAGCCTGCCGAAGAACGTAATGGGCCATAACTGGGTGCTGACCACCGCCGCCGACATGCAGGGCGTGGCCACCGACGGCATGTCCGCTGGCCTGGACAAGAACTACCTGAAGGACGGCGACACCCGTGTCATCGCCCACACCAAGGTTATCGGTGCCGGCGAGAAAGACTCCGTGACCTTCGACGTCTCCAAGCTCAAGGAAGGCGAGCAGTACATGTTCTTCTGCTCGTTCCCGGGCCACTCGGCCATGATGAAGGGCACCCTGACCCTGAAGTGA
- the nadE gene encoding ammonia-dependent NAD(+) synthetase, producing the protein MKAIQQAIATELNVQPPFNGPEDVQAEIQRRIRFIQNCLTGAGMKTLVLGISGGVDSLTAGMLCQRAVEALRAETGNQDYRFLAVRLPYNVQGDEQDAQDSVDAIAPDERHTVNIGPSVQALAAETRALEGLAPATRDFALGNTKARIRMVAQYTIANARQGLVVGTDHAAEAVMGFFTKFGDGACDLAPLTGLVKNQVRTIARTLGAPEHLVEKVPTADLEDLAPGKPDEHSHGVTYKEIDAFLHGQDVGQEAFDIIVRTFEKTRHKRALPTAP; encoded by the coding sequence ATGAAAGCCATCCAGCAAGCCATCGCGACCGAATTGAACGTCCAGCCGCCGTTCAACGGCCCGGAAGACGTCCAGGCCGAGATCCAGCGGCGTATCCGCTTCATCCAGAACTGCCTGACCGGTGCGGGCATGAAGACCCTGGTGCTGGGCATCAGCGGAGGTGTCGACTCGCTCACCGCCGGCATGCTCTGCCAGCGCGCGGTGGAAGCCCTGCGCGCCGAGACCGGCAACCAGGACTACCGCTTCCTCGCCGTGCGCCTGCCGTACAACGTTCAGGGCGACGAGCAGGATGCCCAGGACTCGGTGGATGCCATCGCGCCGGACGAGCGCCACACCGTGAACATCGGCCCCTCGGTACAGGCCTTGGCGGCGGAAACCCGTGCGCTGGAGGGTCTCGCGCCGGCGACCCGCGACTTCGCCCTGGGCAACACCAAGGCACGCATCCGCATGGTCGCCCAGTACACCATCGCCAACGCGCGTCAGGGCCTGGTGGTAGGCACCGACCATGCCGCCGAAGCAGTGATGGGCTTCTTCACCAAGTTCGGCGACGGCGCCTGCGACCTCGCCCCGCTCACCGGCCTGGTGAAGAACCAGGTGCGCACCATTGCCCGCACCCTCGGCGCACCGGAGCATCTGGTGGAAAAAGTACCGACCGCCGACCTCGAAGACCTCGCGCCGGGCAAGCCGGACGAGCATTCCCACGGCGTGACCTACAAGGAAATCGACGCCTTCCTGCACGGCCAGGATGTGGGCCAGGAAGCCTTCGACATCATCGTCCGCACCTTCGAGAAGACCCGCCACAAGCGCGCACTGCCCACCGCGCCGTAA
- a CDS encoding ABC transporter ATP-binding protein: protein MTAPMLEFRDVDVFYGPIQALKKVSLTVNEGETVALIGANGAGKSTLLMSIFGQPRAASGAILFKGQDIRQKSAHYVASNGIAQSPEGRRVFPDMTVEENLLMGTIPVGMEHAQEDMQLMFELFPRLKERRNQRAMTMSGGEQQMLAIARALMSRPKLLLLDEPSLGLAPIVVKQIFQTLRELARSGMTLFLVEQNANHALKLSDRGYVMVNGEIRLSGSGAELLGNQEVRNAYLGGH, encoded by the coding sequence ATGACGGCGCCGATGTTGGAATTCCGTGATGTGGATGTGTTCTACGGGCCGATCCAGGCACTGAAGAAAGTCTCTCTGACCGTCAACGAAGGGGAAACCGTGGCGCTGATTGGCGCCAACGGCGCGGGTAAGTCCACCCTGCTGATGTCGATTTTCGGCCAGCCGCGCGCGGCCTCGGGCGCGATCCTTTTCAAGGGGCAGGACATTCGGCAAAAGTCCGCGCACTACGTGGCCTCCAACGGCATCGCGCAGTCGCCGGAAGGGCGCCGGGTATTCCCCGACATGACCGTGGAAGAGAACCTGCTGATGGGCACCATCCCCGTCGGCATGGAGCACGCCCAGGAAGACATGCAGCTCATGTTCGAACTCTTCCCGCGCCTCAAGGAGCGGCGCAACCAGCGCGCCATGACCATGTCCGGCGGTGAGCAGCAGATGCTCGCCATCGCCCGTGCGCTGATGAGCCGGCCCAAGTTGCTGCTGCTCGACGAACCCTCGCTGGGCCTCGCGCCCATCGTGGTCAAGCAGATATTCCAGACCTTGCGCGAATTGGCCAGGAGCGGGATGACACTGTTCCTCGTGGAGCAGAACGCCAACCACGCGCTCAAGCTCTCCGACCGCGGCTACGTGATGGTCAACGGCGAGATCCGCCTGAGTGGTAGCGGCGCGGAGCTGCTGGGCAACCAGGAGGTGCGCAACGCCTATCTCGGCGGGCACTGA
- the trhA gene encoding PAQR family membrane homeostasis protein TrhA, whose amino-acid sequence MYHGERFNAWTHLFGAVLALVGGIWLLVATSLLGEPLRIISVAVYGTTLLLLYSISTLYHSARGRAKVILRKLDHLSIYLLIAGSYTPFCLVTLKGPWGWTLFGIVWSMAVIGMLQEIKPRSEARVLSIIIYAVMGWIVLIAVGPLYRALGGAGFAWLVGGGAFYTIGIIFFAYDSRFRHWHGIWHLFVIAGSLLHFIAIWRYVIPQH is encoded by the coding sequence ATGTACCACGGTGAACGCTTCAATGCCTGGACGCACCTGTTCGGCGCTGTGCTGGCGCTGGTCGGGGGGATCTGGCTGCTGGTCGCCACCAGCCTGCTGGGGGAGCCGCTGCGCATCATCAGCGTGGCGGTCTACGGCACGACTCTGTTGCTGCTCTACAGCATTTCCACGCTTTACCACAGCGCGCGCGGGCGGGCGAAAGTCATCCTGCGCAAGCTCGACCATCTATCCATCTACCTGCTGATTGCGGGCAGCTACACACCGTTCTGCCTGGTGACGCTCAAGGGGCCGTGGGGCTGGACGTTGTTCGGCATCGTCTGGTCGATGGCGGTGATCGGCATGCTGCAGGAGATCAAGCCGCGCTCCGAGGCGCGGGTGCTGTCGATCATCATCTACGCGGTGATGGGCTGGATTGTGCTGATCGCCGTCGGCCCGCTGTACCGTGCGCTGGGCGGCGCCGGTTTCGCCTGGCTGGTGGGTGGCGGCGCGTTCTACACCATCGGCATCATCTTCTTCGCCTACGACAGCCGCTTCCGCCACTGGCATGGCATCTGGCATCTGTTCGTGATCGCCGGCAGCCTGCTGCACTTCATCGCCATCTGGCGCTACGTCATTCCGCAGCATTGA
- a CDS encoding ABC transporter permease subunit, with the protein MDGIFLQQMINGLTLGSVYGLIAIGYTMVYGIIGMINFAHGEVYMISAYLSAVALALLAFFGLQSFPLLILGTLVFTIFVTGVYGWVIERIAYKPLRNSTRLAPLISAIGMSLILQNYVQLAQGPRQQGVPTLLDGAFKFHIGEGFVQLTYTKVFILIAAFVGMAVLTYVIQYTKLGRMCRATQQDRKMASILGINTDRVISYVFVIGAAMAALAGVLITMNYGTFDFYAGFIIGIKAFTAAVLGGIGSLPGAMLGGLILGVAEAQFSGMVNTDFKDVFAFSLLVAILIFRPQGLLGRPQVSKV; encoded by the coding sequence GTGGATGGTATCTTCCTTCAGCAAATGATCAACGGGCTGACCCTGGGGTCGGTCTACGGTCTGATCGCCATCGGCTATACGATGGTTTACGGCATCATCGGCATGATCAACTTCGCCCACGGCGAGGTGTACATGATCTCCGCCTACCTCTCCGCCGTGGCCCTGGCCCTGCTGGCCTTCTTCGGCCTGCAGTCGTTCCCGCTGCTGATCCTCGGCACCCTGGTCTTCACCATCTTCGTCACCGGCGTGTACGGCTGGGTGATCGAACGCATCGCCTACAAACCGCTGCGCAACTCCACGCGGCTGGCGCCGCTGATCTCTGCCATCGGCATGTCGCTGATCCTGCAGAACTACGTGCAACTGGCCCAGGGCCCGCGCCAGCAAGGCGTGCCGACCCTGCTCGACGGTGCCTTCAAGTTCCATATCGGCGAAGGCTTCGTGCAGCTCACCTACACCAAGGTGTTCATCCTCATCGCCGCCTTCGTCGGCATGGCGGTGCTGACCTATGTGATCCAGTACACCAAGCTCGGGCGCATGTGCCGCGCGACCCAGCAGGATCGCAAGATGGCGTCGATCCTGGGCATCAACACCGACCGGGTGATCTCCTACGTGTTCGTCATCGGCGCCGCGATGGCTGCGCTGGCCGGCGTGCTGATCACCATGAACTACGGCACCTTCGACTTCTATGCCGGCTTCATCATCGGCATCAAGGCGTTCACCGCCGCAGTGCTCGGCGGTATCGGCTCGCTGCCCGGAGCGATGCTCGGCGGGCTGATCCTCGGGGTGGCCGAGGCGCAGTTCTCCGGCATGGTGAATACCGACTTCAAGGACGTATTCGCCTTCTCGCTGCTGGTGGCCATCCTGATCTTCCGACCACAAGGGCTCCTGGGGCGTCCCCAGGTATCGAAGGTGTGA
- the amaB gene encoding L-piperidine-6-carboxylate dehydrogenase codes for MISALLESLGVDASLYANGDHVIHTPIDGSRLGAVRLESAAEVEQKIGRAAHAFDAWRKVPAPRRGELVRLFGEELRASKAALGELVSWEAGKITQEGQGEVQEMIDICDFAVGLSRQLYGLTIASERPGHHMRETWHPLGVVGVISAFNFPVAVWSWNTALALVCGNAVVWKPSEKTPLTALACQALFERALKKFGDAPEYLSQVVIGDRVAGEALVDDVRVALVSATGSTRMGREVGPRVAARFARSILELGGNNAMILAPSADLDMAVRAVLFSAVGTAGQRCTTLRRLIAHESVKDEFVSRLKTAYSKVRIGHPLEGNLVGPLIDERSFLAMQGALEQARGEGGVVFGGERQLAERYPNAYYVSPAIVEMPEQSAVVCSETFAPILYVIPYQRFDDAVALNNAVPQGLSSCIFTTDLREAEAFISAVGSDCGIANVNIGPSGAEIGGAFGGEKETGGGRESGSDAWKGYMRRQTNTVNYSRELPLAQGIVFD; via the coding sequence ATGATTTCCGCACTGCTCGAATCCCTCGGCGTCGACGCCAGTCTGTATGCGAACGGCGATCACGTCATCCATACGCCCATCGACGGCAGCCGCCTGGGGGCGGTGCGCCTGGAAAGCGCCGCCGAGGTGGAGCAGAAGATCGGCCGCGCCGCCCATGCCTTCGACGCCTGGCGCAAGGTACCGGCGCCGCGCCGTGGCGAACTGGTGCGGCTGTTCGGCGAAGAGCTGCGCGCGAGCAAGGCGGCTCTGGGCGAACTGGTGTCCTGGGAGGCCGGCAAGATCACCCAGGAAGGCCAGGGCGAAGTGCAGGAAATGATCGACATCTGCGATTTCGCCGTCGGCCTGTCGCGCCAGCTCTACGGCCTGACCATCGCCTCCGAGCGCCCCGGCCACCATATGCGCGAGACCTGGCACCCGCTGGGTGTGGTCGGGGTGATCAGTGCCTTCAACTTCCCGGTTGCAGTGTGGTCGTGGAACACCGCGCTGGCGCTGGTGTGCGGTAACGCGGTGGTGTGGAAACCGTCGGAGAAGACCCCGCTCACCGCGCTGGCCTGCCAGGCGTTGTTCGAGCGCGCGTTGAAGAAGTTCGGCGATGCGCCGGAGTACCTGAGCCAGGTGGTGATCGGAGATCGCGTCGCTGGCGAAGCGCTGGTGGACGACGTGCGCGTCGCCCTGGTCAGCGCCACCGGCAGCACCCGCATGGGTCGCGAAGTCGGCCCCCGCGTTGCGGCGCGTTTTGCCCGCAGCATTCTCGAACTGGGCGGCAACAACGCGATGATCCTGGCGCCCAGCGCCGACCTGGACATGGCCGTGCGCGCCGTGCTGTTCAGCGCCGTCGGCACCGCCGGCCAGCGCTGCACCACGCTGCGCCGGCTGATCGCCCATGAGTCGGTGAAGGACGAATTCGTCAGCCGCCTGAAGACCGCCTATTCCAAGGTGCGCATCGGACATCCGCTGGAAGGCAACCTGGTCGGCCCGCTGATCGACGAGCGCAGCTTCCTGGCCATGCAGGGCGCGCTGGAGCAGGCGCGTGGCGAAGGCGGCGTGGTGTTCGGCGGCGAGCGGCAACTGGCCGAGCGCTATCCGAATGCCTACTACGTGTCGCCCGCCATCGTGGAGATGCCGGAGCAGAGCGCCGTGGTGTGCAGCGAGACGTTCGCGCCGATCCTCTACGTGATCCCCTACCAGCGCTTCGATGACGCGGTGGCGTTGAACAACGCAGTTCCCCAGGGGCTCTCGTCGTGCATCTTCACCACCGACCTGCGCGAGGCGGAAGCCTTCATCTCGGCGGTTGGCAGCGACTGCGGCATCGCCAACGTCAACATCGGCCCGAGTGGCGCGGAAATTGGCGGTGCCTTCGGCGGTGAAAAGGAAACCGGCGGCGGTCGCGAATCTGGCTCCGACGCCTGGAAGGGCTATATGCGCCGGCAGACCAACACCGTGAACTACTCACGGGAACTGCCGCTGGCCCAGGGCATAGTCTTCGACTGA